In the Arachis ipaensis cultivar K30076 chromosome B10, Araip1.1, whole genome shotgun sequence genome, one interval contains:
- the LOC110267445 gene encoding uncharacterized protein At4g14342-like has translation MQASHRFNINSQLEHLQAKYVGTGHADLNRFEWAVNIQRDSYASYIGHYPLLAYFAIVENESIGRERYTFMQVML, from the exons ATGCAA GCAAGTCATAGGTTTAACATCAATTCCCAACTTGAGCATCTCCAAGCTAAATATGTTGGAACTGGGCATGCTGATTTGAACAgatt TGAATGGGCGGTGAATATTCAGCGTGATAGTTATGCTTCATATATTGGGCACTACCCTTTGCTTGCATACTTTGCTATTGTTGAAAATGAATCCATTGGAAGAGAACGCTACACCTTTATGCAGGTTATGCTTTga